The following is a genomic window from Bubalus bubalis isolate 160015118507 breed Murrah chromosome 6, NDDB_SH_1, whole genome shotgun sequence.
AAAGTGAACCATTCACTAGGAGAGCTGGATGGAGTGGAACATCTTGGTGGTGGGGGAAATATTGTTCAAGGGAAGATCTTCAAGATGGAACAAACTCCAGCATGTTTTTGCTATGAATCAAGATTAATTACTAGATAAGGCAATAGTATGGAGGGAAGAAAATTGGCCAGTTTAagggatatttttaaagtacactCAATAAAACATGTTGAATTAGACACAGGATGTGAGAAAAAGGATAACCAAGACTAAATCCCAGGTTTGTGGCTTGAGCAATCAGTGAGATAGGGAAAACTGGAGAGGAGAGGTAGGTAGCATAAAGTAGTCAGAAATTAAGGCTTCTGTCATGAACATGGTagatttaaaatctcttttaggCCCAAGCACAAATATTTGATAGGtacttatacatacatatgtcaaGCTTAGAGGAGACTTTATGGCTGGATATATAAATTTCAGAGTTGTCAACCCATACATAGGATTTAAAGTTACACAGCCAGTTAAGACCCCTCCACTCTGCCCAAGGGagcataaaatacagaaaaggaacTAAGGACTCAATCTCAGGCACATCAACATTAGAGCCTGGAataagagactaaaaaaaaaaaaataggcagtgaggtcagaagaaaaaaactaaagagaatGGGGTGTCTGAAGGAGGATGTAGCCATCTGCATCAAATGCTGCTGATATGTcaatcatatgtgaaatgaaaatggataGTTGGACGTAGTAAGATAAagggtatttttttaatcatcatgAGAGCTTTAGTGGATTTTTGAGACAGAAAGATAatctgaataaaagaaaatagaaagtgaagaaaaaatataGTTATATCTTGTGAGGGGTTTTGGTATAGTAGAGGAAAGATAAATCAGGTGGTGCATAAAGGAAGATGTAggatgagggaggggatataaaTAAGGGACATTTCAGCATGAACACATGCTGTAGTGAAtgtttcagggggaaaaaaaagaaattgatgagGTAGAAGAAAAAGTGAATAACTACAAAAGCAAATTGTTTGAATAGGCAAGAAAGAGTGAGATCCAGTgccaaaataaaggacagaaggacAATTTATCCACAAAACAGTAGTGAAGGTTAAAGTATGTGGATACAAATGCAATAGGCTGGATGGACAGATTCtggaaaaatgaaattctttCCTAATAGATCACAAgttttcagtgaaataaaaatcatcatCTTCTGagataaaagaaaggaagaatctATTGCAGCTTTTGCCAAAGGTCTGTGAGAGTATCTAAATTTCACTGTGaaagacaccaatacagtacactaatgcatatatatggaatttagaaagatggtaacgataaccctatatgtgagacagcaaaagagacatagatgtatagaacagtcttttagactctgggagaaggcgagggtgggatgatctaagagaatagcactgaaacatgtatattatcatatgtgaaacagatcgccagttcCATGCATGAGTCAGGGTGctcaaggctggtgcactggaatgacccagagggatggaatggggagggaggtgggatggggtgttcagaatggggaacacatgtacacccatggctgattcgttgaatgtatggcaaaaaccactacaatattgtaaagcaactagcccccaattaaaataaataaattttcaaaaataaagctattgagtagaaaagtaaaaaagaaaagtgagtttTGAgagatattttgatattttgtgaCTTATGATATTATAGGCATGCAAATAAAAGAGTAGTTTgatgtggagggaaaaaaaaaaaagatatcaaggCCAAAATGTTGGCAGTCCAGTCAAACTCTGTGTTGATATTCATCATGTAAACAATGGATAGAAGTTTTTTGTGGCCATCTTCCATTTTTAAATCTGGACTACCTAGGAAAAGATGTAgatttataaatgtgaaaatgtaTCATCATAATTGATATGacctacaaaagaaaagaaataaatgtacacTTTAACTTCTTTCTAGGTTTACCTATAGTTCCAAAAGATGTCGACTCTCCTGGAAAACATCAATGACATCATCAAAATATTCCacaaatattcaaaaacagaTAAGGAGACTGACACATTGAGTGAAAAAGAGCTGAAGGAACTGGTGGAAGTGGAGTTTCGGCCCATCCTGAAGGTAAAAGTTATTTGCCAAATAAAACAGTATATCATTTTTGTTCTGCatcaaaaaatgtcaaaatattacTGTGAAATCTTTATGAGTTGTTTCTCTTGGAATAggaacaaatataattttatttcaaaacagaTATAATTTGTTCAGCTCTTTATTCCTCAATATATATCACATACACACATTGTCTAtggaaaacacaaatatttgtttaaaagaagtaaacaaaAGTTAACCTATCATAATATTCCCCCTAATTTCAAGAATGTAAAGAGGGTATGTCTAAAAGATAATTCCATGAAAAAATTTACACAATGCTGACacttaaagaattaaaagaagaacATACCCCATCAAATTTTTTGTGTCACCATACTAGTATTTAAGATTTAGGTCTTTTAGGACAGTATCAACAGCTGTTTACTAAGTCAAGATAAAACAAAcattattaaagaaaacattCGGTTCTACTTTTATATAGCAAGAATTCACATTTCCAAAGTTCACGTTAATTATTTAATCTTCCACTTCAGTCACTCTCATGTACTCTCCCTGTCTTCCCTGTTTACAGAATCCAGGTGACCCAGACACCGCTGAAGTTTTCATGTACATCCTCGATAGAGATCACGAcaataaaatagactttacaGAGTTTTTTCTGATGATATTCAAGGTGGCTCAAGCATATTATAGTTATACTCAAAGACAGAATTTACAGACAGcaggacaaaaacagaaaaggtacACATATCACTACAGAGATGAAGAAGATGATacagaagaagacaaagaagaaacagaaagaaagtacAGTCATTCAAGAAGTGATGGAAAGACTCAAGACAGATCGAAGAGcccaagaggaagaggaaaaaagagacatGGATCTAAATCTGGAAGTAAACAACGAAGAGGTAACACACCTACCTCTGGACACAGACATGGATGTAGCAAAAAACATGAgtcaagaagggaaaagaaaaggagaccaAGCTCTACTGAACCAAAAGAAAGAAGGCACATGTCAAGTGTTAGCCCAACCAGGGgatatgaagaaaaagaagaagaatgtggTTATGAAAATAAAGGTAAAAGAAGTGCAAAATGTATAGGATCAGAGTATGATGACTCCTATCAAGTTTGTGAAGACAAAGTGACTACGAATTTTCAATCCAGTCACAGTAAAAAGTATGGGTCAAGCATCACGAAGGGCAGAGACATGGAAGGACATTCACGAGAAACAGGTAGGAAATCTGTATTCACTCATGGAAGATCAGGGTCCAGTTCAAGGAATCAAAATGGCTCTGTCCAGACTCATACAGGAGACAATTCTACCCACTCAGAATcccaacaagagaaaaacagtgaATCTGTCCACAGAAGGTCAAGAAACACTGGGCAAAGACAGGGGAGCCACCATGAGCAGTCAAGGGACAGCTCCAGACACTCTGGAACTCGACATGGACAAACCTCTCCTGTATCCAGAGGCAGTAGACACACGGAATCTAGTGTTAGTCAGGCCAGTGACAGAGAAGGACATTCAGAAGACTCAGGTAGACAGTCCGTGACAACTCAAGGAAGGTCGGGTTCCAGCTCAAGAAACCAACATGGATCTTCCCATGGCCAGATAGGAGACAGTTCTAGGCACTCAGAGTCCCATCAAGAGAGGCATAGTGAATCTGTCCATGGAAGGTCAGGATCCAGCACCAGGCAAAGGCAGAGAGGCCACCATGAGCAGTCAAGAGACAGCTCCAGACACTCTGGAACTCGACATGGACAAACCTTCACTGGATCCGGAAGCAGTAGGCACAGAGACTCCAGTGTTAGTCAGACCAGTGACAGTGAGGGACATTCAGAAGACTCAGGTAGACAGTCCGTGACAACTCATGGAAGGCCCGGATCCAGCTCAAGAAACCAAAATGGATCTTCCCAGGGCCAGACAGGAGACAGTTCTAGGTACTCAGAGTCTCATCAAGGGAGGCACAGTGATTCTGCCCATGGAAGGTCAGGTACTAGCACTGGGCAAAGACAGGGGAGCCATCATGAGCAGTCAAGAGACAGCTCCAGACACTCTGGAACTCGACAAGGACAAACCTCCACTGGATCTGGAAGCAGTAGGCACAGAGACTCCAGTGTTAGTCAGACCAGTGACAGTGAAGGACATTCAGAAGACTCAGGTAGACAGTCCGTGACAACTCATGGAAGGCCTGGTTCCAGCTCAAGAAACCAACATGGATCTTCCCAGGGCCAAAAAAGAGACAGTTCTAGGGATTCAGAGTCCCTTCAAGAGAGGCATAGTGAATCTGCCCATGGAAGGTCAGGATCCAGCACGGGACAAAGACAGGGGAGCCACCATGAGCAGTCAAGTAAGAGCTCCAGACACtctggaactggacatggacaaacCTCAGCTGAATCTGGAAATGGCAGACATAGGGAATCCAGTGTTAGTCAAGCCAGTGACAGTGAGGGACACGCAAGAGATTCAGGTAGGCATTCTGAGACAACTCATGGAAGATATGGTTCCAGCTCAAGGAACCAACATGGATCCTCCCATGGTCAGACAGGAGACAGTTCTAGGCACTCAGAGACCAATCAAGGGAGCCACAATAAGAGACACACAAGAGATTCAAGTAGGCATTCTGAGACAACTCATGGAAGACCTGGTTCCAGCTCAAGAAATCAACATGGATCTTCCCATGGCCAGACAGGAGACAGTTCTAGGTACTCAGCTGAATCTGCCCATGAAAGGTCAGCATCTAGAACTGGGCAAAGACAGGGGAGCCACCATGAGCAGTCAAGGGACAGCTCCAGACAGtctggaactggacatggacataCCTCTGCTGGATCTGGAAATGGCAGACATAGGGAATCCAGTGTTAGTCAGTCCAGTGACAGAGAGGGACATGCAAGAGATTCAGGTAGACAGTCCGTGACAACTCATGGAAGGCCCGGTTCCAGCTCAAGAAACCAACATGTATCTTCCCATGGCCAGATAGGAGATGGCTCTAGCCGCTCAGAGACCAATCAAGGGAGCCACAATGAGAGACACGCAAGAGATTCAGGTAGGCATTCCGAGACAACTCATGGAAGACTTGGTTCCAGCTCAAGGAACCAACATGGATCTGTCCATGGACAGACAGGAGACAGTTCTAGGCACTCAGAGTCCCATCAAGAGAGGCACAGTGAATCTGTCCATGAAAGGTCAGGATCCAGCACCGGGCAAAGACAGGGGAGCCACCATGAGCAGTCAAGAGACAGCTCCAGACACTCTGGAACTCGACATGGACAAACCTCTACTGTATCCGGAGGCAGTAGGCACAGGGAACCCAGTGTTAGTCAGGCCAGTGACAGTGAGGGACATTCAGAAGACTCAGGTAGACAGTCCGTGACAACTCATGGAAGGCCTGGTTCAACTTCAAGAAACCAACATGGATCTGTCCATGGACAGACAGGAGACAGTTCTAGGCACTCAGAGTCCCATCAAGAGAGGCACAGTGATACTGTCCACCAAAGGTCTGGATCAAGCACGGGGCAAAGACAGGGGAGCCACCATGAGCAGTCAAGAGACAGCTCCAGACAGTCTGGAACCGGTCATGGACAAACCTCCACTGGATCCGGAAGTAGTAGGCACAGGGAATCCAGTGTTAGTCAGGCCAGTGACAGTGAAGGACATTCGGAAGACTCGGGTAGACAGAACGTGACAACTCATGGAAGGCCTGGTTCCAGCTCAAGAAGCCAACATGGATCTTCCCATGGCCAGACAGGAGACAGTTCTAGGTACTCAGCATCTCATCAAGGGAGGCACAGTGAATCTGCCCATGAAAGGTCAGCATCTAGAACTGGGCAAAGACAGGGAAGCTACCATGAGCAGTCAAGGGACAGCTCCAGACAGtctggaactggacatggacataCCTCTGCTGGATCTGGAATCAATAGACATAGGGAATCCAATGTTAGTCAGTCCAATGACAGAGAGGGACATTCAAGAGATTCAGGTAGACAGTCCGTGACACATCACACAAGGTCTCGTTCCAGCTCAAGAAATCAACATGGATCTTCCCATGGCCAGACAGGAGACAGTTCTAGCCACTCAGAGACCAATCAAGGGAGCCACAATGAAAGACATGCAAGAGATTCAGGTAGGGATTCCGAGA
Proteins encoded in this region:
- the LOC123333979 gene encoding filaggrin-like, with amino-acid sequence MSTLLENINDIIKIFHKYSKTDKETDTLSEKELKELVEVEFRPILKNPGDPDTAEVFMYILDRDHDNKIDFTEFFLMIFKVAQAYYSYTQRQNLQTAGQKQKRYTYHYRDEEDDTEEDKEETERKYSHSRSDGKTQDRSKSPRGRGKKRHGSKSGSKQRRGNTPTSGHRHGCSKKHESRREKKRRPSSTEPKERRHMSSVSPTRGYEEKEEECGYENKGKRSAKCIGSEYDDSYQVCEDKVTTNFQSSHSKKYGSSITKGRDMEGHSRETGRKSVFTHGRSGSSSRNQNGSVQTHTGDNSTHSESQQEKNSESVHRRSRNTGQRQGSHHEQSRDSSRHSGTRHGQTSPVSRGSRHTESSVSQASDREGHSEDSGRQSVTTQGRSGSSSRNQHGSSHGQIGDSSRHSESHQERHSESVHGRSGSSTRQRQRGHHEQSRDSSRHSGTRHGQTFTGSGSSRHRDSSVSQTSDSEGHSEDSGRQSVTTHGRPGSSSRNQNGSSQGQTGDSSRYSESHQGRHSDSAHGRSGTSTGQRQGSHHEQSRDSSRHSGTRQGQTSTGSGSSRHRDSSVSQTSDSEGHSEDSGRQSVTTHGRPGSSSRNQHGSSQGQKRDSSRDSESLQERHSESAHGRSGSSTGQRQGSHHEQSSKSSRHSGTGHGQTSAESGNGRHRESSVSQASDSEGHARDSGRHSETTHGRYGSSSRNQHGSSHGQTGDSSRHSETNQGSHNKRHTRDSSRHSETTHGRPGSSSRNQHGSSHGQTGDSSRYSAESAHERSASRTGQRQGSHHEQSRDSSRQSGTGHGHTSAGSGNGRHRESSVSQSSDREGHARDSGRQSVTTHGRPGSSSRNQHVSSHGQIGDGSSRSETNQGSHNERHARDSGRHSETTHGRLGSSSRNQHGSVHGQTGDSSRHSESHQERHSESVHERSGSSTGQRQGSHHEQSRDSSRHSGTRHGQTSTVSGGSRHREPSVSQASDSEGHSEDSGRQSVTTHGRPGSTSRNQHGSVHGQTGDSSRHSESHQERHSDTVHQRSGSSTGQRQGSHHEQSRDSSRQSGTGHGQTSTGSGSSRHRESSVSQASDSEGHSEDSGRQNVTTHGRPGSSSRSQHGSSHGQTGDSSRYSASHQGRHSESAHERSASRTGQRQGSYHEQSRDSSRQSGTGHGHTSAGSGINRHRESNVSQSNDREGHSRDSGRQSVTHHTRSRSSSRNQHGSSHGQTGDSSSHSETNQGSHNERHARDSGRDSETTHGRPGSSSRSQHGSSHGQTRDSPRHSESHQERHSESVHERSGSSTGQRQGSHHEQSSESSRHSGTRHGQTSTVSRGRRNRQSSVSQASDSEGHSEDSGRQSVTTHGRPGSTSRNQHGSVHGQTGDSPRHSESHQGRHSDTVHQRSGTSTGQRQGSHHEQSRDSSRQSGTGHGQTSTGSGSSRHRESSVSQASDSEGHSEDSGRQNVTTHGRPGSSSRNQHGSSHGQTGDSSRHSESHQGSHGESVHQRSGSSTGQRQGSHHEQSRDSSRHSGTGHGETSTGSGSSRHRESSVSQSSDSNGHSRGSGNQTVTNQRMSAFYSRFQNHGAGQVWRHGSYGSSNYDYGQLGTGHSPDENFSHDSSHVEKRDKPEYRGELMRANITVHNIHPGTYGHSSYISKQLGFGQSCRHYYFE